ACATTGTTCGCGTCGGCCGGTGCATACCTGACGGGCCCTATGCCCGGAACGCCGCCCCTATCCCTGGATGCCCGCGCCCCCGGCGTCCCTCTTCACCATTTCTGGAGCAACTGTACCGGTGCCGGTCGTGCCAACGAAGGCCTCCGGGCCAGTTGGCTCGAACACCTCAGGCTTGTGCACGACCGGTGTGGGTTTCGCTATTGTCGATTCCATGGCCTGTTTCATGACGACATGTTCGTGTACAGGGAGGTAAACGGACAACCCGCCTACAACTGGCAATATATAGACGATCTTTTCGACCGGTTGTTGGACATCGGCGTGCGCCCCTTCGTCGCGCTGAACTTTATGCCTGCCGCCCTGGCCTCCACTTCCAATACGACTTTCTGGTGGAAAGCCCACACGAGCCCGCCAAAGGATTATACCCTATGGGGTGGTTTGGTCGGTGCTTTCACCGCCCATTGTGTGGACCGGTACGGTCTTGATGAGGTTCGAACCTGGTACTTCGAGGTCTGGAACGAGCCCGATCTCCACGGGTTCTGGGACGGGACCCGGTCCCAATACTTCGAATTGTATAAGGTGTCGGTACAGGCGATCAAAGCCGTCGACCCCCACCTTCGTGTCGGCGGTCCCGCCACCAGCAATTTTGTTCCCGATGGCCGCTTCGATGGCGAACGCGAAGATCCAAGCAAGGACCTGACCCTGACGACGCCCGATATTAATGCCCTTTCCTGGCATGGTGTCTGGATCAGGGACTTCCTGGCTTACTGCGGGCAGGAGGGCCTCCCCGTCGACTTTGTGTCCACACATCCCTATCCCACAGACTGGGCCCTCGACCCCGAAACCAAAAAGAGCGCCGGAAGGGTACGGGCGGCGGGCGCTACGCGTCAGGACCTGGAATGGCTTAAGGAGACAATCGCCCAAAGTCCATATCCTCACGCGTCCATTCATCTTACAGAATGGAGCTCCAGTCCCTCTTCCCGCGACCCGACCCATGATTCCCTCCAGGCAGCCGCATTTATCCTTCGCGCAAACCTGGACTGCATAGGGCTCGCCGATTCTTTGTCTTATTGGACGTTCACCGACGTCTTCGAAGAAGCAGGTGCGGGAAACAGCATATTTCATGGCGGCTTCGGCCTCATCAATTACCAGGGTATCGTCAAACCCTCCTTTCATGCCTATCGGATGTTGCACAACCTGGGGGATGAGCTGCTCCACCGGGAAGAAGGGCTTGTCCTTACCCGGCGCGGGCACCGCGTCGTTGCCCTCTTGTACCATTATCCACAGGAGGTAAAAGATGTGGTGAGCGGAAGTGTGGAAGGTGAACTTCACATGGGTACCCCGCGCCCTTTTGCCATGCGCATTGCCGGTGTACCCCCCGGTGCTGCCTTCGACGTCGAAACGCTGGATGCGGATCATGGTTTTGCCTGGCCGGCCTGGCGTGCCATGGGAAGCCCGGAACCCCCGAACAGGGAACAAACGAAGCAGTTGAAGCGTGCGGCCTTTGCTACAAAGGTCGAGCAAGTCCGGGCAGATGGAAGCGGATATTTGAACTGGTCAAAAACCCTGACGCCATGGAATTGCGTACTAATAAAGCAGAAATGAGCGGCACACGGACGGCTATTCTCCTGGGCTTTGCCGTCGTGCTGACGGTCGCCGCAAGGGGACAGAACGCGGTTCACCCCCGGTTCGCCCCTGACCCGCGCCTGTCCGTCTATCAATACGCCGTCACCGAAGCCGGTTGCACAGCCTACCTGTGGATTCCTGAGCGTTGCCGCTTTGTGCGGGGGATCATCATCGCGCTTTCCAACCTGACAGAGCGGGATTGGCTGGAAGATTCGCTGATCCGGAAAACGGCAGCCGATGAGGGTTTGGGGATCGCGTGGGTGAGCCTGGGTAAGAACGCAACCATCACCGCGGACATGGACAAGGCTTCGGGCCGGGCATTGGAGCAGTTGCTCGACGACCTGGCGGACGCCTCGGGGTACACCGAGATCGCTACGGCCCCATTGCTGCCCATGGGGCATTCAGCCCACGGGCACTTTGCATGGACGGTAGCGAAGTGGAACCCCGGCCGGACGATCGCCACGATCCCTTTCAAGACGATTCCCTGGCCGGACAGCCTTGGGTTCAAGGATGTGCCCGTATGCTATATCGTCGGCCAGACCACGGAGTGGCCGCAGTACCGGGTACCGGACCCGGCTACGCAACCGGGCGACCGGGACTTTTACTGGCCCGTAGTGACGCGGGGAGCGGTGGCCTTGCGCAGCGCGGACGAACATAACCTCGTGGGGGTGGTCACCGACGCCGGAGGCGGGCACTTCGACTGGAATGACCGCCTGGCACGGTTCGTGGCGTTGTACATCCGGAAGGCGTGCGCGTACCGTCTGCCACCGGCGCCAGCCGGAAACGACGGCGCAGGCGCCTCTGCGGCCGCTGCCCGCCGGGCCTCCGCGCCCGCCCTCCTCCGCGCCATCGCCCCCGGCCAGGGCTGGCTTACCGACACCGGCGGTATGTCCCCCGACCGCTATCCACCCGCTCCCTACAAAAAATATCAGGGCGACCCGCGGAAGGCCTTCTGGTTCTTCGATGAAGAAACCGCACGAGCCGCCGCCGCCTTCGAAGGCGACAGAAAACAGCGGGCACGCCAGATGCCTACCTTCGTACAGGATGGAGACACCATAGACCCTGCGAAAACCGGGTATGCGCCCCTAAAATTCGAGCCCGGGGAAGACGGTTTGACGTTTACCGTGCGAGGCGCTTTCCTGGACAAAATGCCGAGGGAACTGCTCGGCAGCGGTACGACATTGGGTCACGCAGACGGCCCTATACGTTTTGAGGTGATCACCGGCCCTGCGGAGCAAACGGGGCCGAATACCTTTCGCGTGCGGTTTAACCGCGACGGGATAGGGGGCGATATATGGTTGCTGGCCTGGCAACCAGGGGATGAACAGTACAGATGGGCGGTGCAGCCGGGAAAGATCCACCTGCCGGATGGACCAAACGAGAGCGGGCGGATCACTTTCCCCAAAATTAAAGGGCAAAAGCTGGAGGCGACATCGGACAACGGACGACCCGTATACTATTATGTCGACTTTGGCCCCGCCTACATCAAAGGCGACAGCCTGATCCTTACAAAAATCCCGCCCCGAAGCAGGTACCCTGTAGCGGTCACGGTGACAGCGTATCAATGGGGGCGTACCCAAACGCCGCTTTACCAAACCGCGGAGCCGGTGACCCAAACGATTTACATAGAAAAAACACATCAATAATGAGACGGTTGCTTTTTGTGGTGTTCTTGTTTGCAGCGGGGGGCCTGGCGGCAAAGCCCGGCCATACCAGCCTTTACTATACAAAAGAATGTGTCGATCACTTGCGGGCGAGGATCAAAAACGACACCACCGCCTGGCGTGCCGTGCTAAAAAAAGCGGACGGGGAGAACTCGTTACAGGCGGTCGAAGAACTGGGGCTGGTCTACCGGGTGACGGGAGAAGAAAAATACGCGCGTAAGCTCAAACAATGCTTACAAACCTTGTGCGCCCAACCGGTTTGGGAAAGCGCGGCGCTGTTAAGCCGGGAGCCGGCCTGGAACGCAGGGCTTGACCTGGCGGACCGGACCTACAAGGCTTCCGTCGCGTACGACTGTATCTACGACTACCTGGACGAAAAGGAGCGGAAGGCATTTGCAGACAGCATCACGAGAAAGGGGATCCTGCCCGCGCTGGGTGACTGGATTGAAGGGGATACCCGGATCCATTCGCTGAACTCGATGGGGCATAACTGGTGGAGCTCCTGTGTATTTATGGCAGGGGTAGGGGCGCTGGCGGTACGGGAGGAGGAGCCCGAAGCCCAAAAATGGATCGAAAAAATTGCCGGGGCCTCATTGCAGTGGTTCGATTTTGAAGGCGATGTCCTCAACAACAAACCCCGCACGTTTGACCGGGATGGAGGGTTTTATGAAAGTGTGGGGTATGCGTCTTTTGCGATGAAGGAGTATCTGTTGTTCCGGCTGGCGTATACGAATGTGATACACAAAGCCCCCTACGATGTTCCCTTGCTGCAAAAGTTAGGCGACTTCTTTGCCCAGGCGAGCTACCCAAACGACGGTCCTTTGTTGCGGGTGGATTTCGGAGATAGCCACGCGGACAACCGGGACTGGTATCCGGTCCTGCTGTTGCTGGCCAATGGGTATGACAGCCCGGCCAATCGCTGGTTATTGCATCAGTTGGGGAAATCCGAACACTACGAGCAAACCGCTATGGGGCTGGCTTATGACGAAGAAAGGCCAGCCCCGGTAACGCCGGGTCTAAAAAATGCCATGCTCTATAAAGACATGGGCTGGGCCATGCTCCGCTCCTCCTGGGACAACAACGCCACGCTGCTGGCCGTCAAATCAGGGGAAACCTGGAACCATGCGCATGCCGATGCGAATTCGTTTATCCTTTTTTACCAGGGACAATACTTACTCACGGACGGGGGTACCGTCTTTTACAACAACCCGTTGTATTCGGACTATTATTTTCAAAGCCGGGCCCACAACGTCGTCCTTTTTAACGGACAGGCGCAAAGCACGGATGACGAATATTATGGGGTAAAAACACCCGGACACCTGTACAACCTCATCGACGCGGGGGACCTCAAATACGTGTACGGGGACGCCACCGGTCCCACGGCGCGGTACTTCGAGCGGAACTACCGGCACTTTCTTTGGATCGGGAACGTCATCCTGGTCATCGACGACCTGAAGACCTACGAGCCGGGCACTTTTGAATGGCTGTTGCACCACGGGGATGCCACCGCAAAACAGGTGGGGCAGGACATTGTTGTTTCCAAGGGGAATGCCCACGTCCTGGTCCGGCCGCTTTTCCCGGAGACGTTGGTCAACGGCGGTTTCCCGCATGATTTTCCGGAAAAGCTGGTGTTGAGCGAACAGGAGGGTTACAAGGATCATGACGCCAATACAAAAGAATCTTACCTGTCGATAAAGGCCCCTGAACAAACGCGCCAGACCAAGTTCATTACGGCCATTATCCTCCCCGATTCGGCAAACAAACTCCCAAGCATCGAAAAGAGGGAAGGCAAGGACATGATCGGCGTGACCATCATACAAGGCGACAAAGAATCCGTCGTCTACCTGAACCTCCTGGCGGACGGCCGGATGATGGGCCGTAACAGCAACAATTCGTTTGACGGATGGGAAACCGATGCCTACCTGACGGTTATCACATCCGAAAAGGGCAAGGCGGAAAGATATTTTGTCGCCTATGGCAGCTATTTGAGAAAAAATAAACAAGTCATATTGGATTCCCTCTCGAAGGTGTTTATCGTATTGCCATGAAAAGAATAATGATCCTTTGCGCCCTCGCCTGTTCGGGGGCAACCGCACAGACGATAAAAAAAGTCGCCCCCGGTGTATGGAGTATCACTTATGGAACCCCGGAAACGTTTACGCCGTCGATGTTCAAAAAGGCACCGGTGGAATCAAACCAGAGCGCCCCGGAGCAACCACCGGTAGACATACAAGACATCCGGTTTAAAACGACGTCGAGGGGCTGCGTCCTCGAACTCCCCATGGACGACGCGGAGAAAATATACGGTTTCGGTCTCCAGGTGAACACCTTCCAGCAAAGGGGGCTGCGCCGCGAGATGCACGCCAGCAGCAACATCGTCGGTAACGTGGGGTTTTCCCATGCACCCGTTCCTTTTTATGTGTCGACCAATGGGTACGGCGTCTTGATCAATTCCAGCCGGTATGTGACGTTTTATTGCGGTACCATGCAAAAGGCGGTGGACCTGAAGGACAATACGGCCCGGGAACTGGGTTTTACCACAAAGGACCTCTACTCGCCGCACAACCGGTATTCCGACCGGATGATCGTCGAGGTACCTTCCGAAAAGGGGGTCGAGGTCCTGCTTTTTGCAGGTCCGGGTATGGACGGGGCCGTCCGCAGGTATAACCTGTACGCGGGGGGCGGTTGTCTGCCGCCGCTGTGGGGCCTTGGGATGAAATACCGGGGGAAGGGCGACTTTACAGACGAGCGCGCGGTGAACCTGGCGGGGTATTTCCGGGAGAACAACATTCCGTGTACGACGTATGGTCTGGAGCCGGGCTGGCAGAGCAGGGCGTACTCTTGCTCGTTTGTATGGAACCAGCAGCGATTTCCCGAGCCGGCAAAGTTCATCAATAAAATGGACAGCCTGCACTACCACCTCAACCTTTGGGAACATGCCTATACGAACCCGGTGTCTCCTTTGTTCAAACCCTTAAAGGGCAAGGCAGGTGACTATATGGTTTGGGGCGGCCTGGTACCCGATTTTGCCGACCCCAAAGCCAGGGCCATTTTCGGCGCCTACCACGACACCGCCTTTGTGCAAAAGGGGATTGCCGCCTTTAAACTCGATGAATGCGACGCCGCGGACTACAAGGACGCCGCCGCGCAATGGAGCTTCCCCGAGTTGTCGCTTTTCCCCTCCGGGATAGACGGGGAAAAGATGCACGAACTTTTTGGCCTGCTTTATCAAAAGGCCATCCTGCGCATTTTCCAAAACCAACGGACCTGGCTGGATGTACGCTCCTCCGGCGCCTTTGCCTCCCCTTATCCATCGGTACTTTACAGCGATATGTATAACAATGCCGACTACGTAC
This sequence is a window from Dinghuibacter silviterrae. Protein-coding genes within it:
- a CDS encoding GH39 family glycosyl hydrolase — protein: MERRSFLKTTLFASAGAYLTGPMPGTPPLSLDARAPGVPLHHFWSNCTGAGRANEGLRASWLEHLRLVHDRCGFRYCRFHGLFHDDMFVYREVNGQPAYNWQYIDDLFDRLLDIGVRPFVALNFMPAALASTSNTTFWWKAHTSPPKDYTLWGGLVGAFTAHCVDRYGLDEVRTWYFEVWNEPDLHGFWDGTRSQYFELYKVSVQAIKAVDPHLRVGGPATSNFVPDGRFDGEREDPSKDLTLTTPDINALSWHGVWIRDFLAYCGQEGLPVDFVSTHPYPTDWALDPETKKSAGRVRAAGATRQDLEWLKETIAQSPYPHASIHLTEWSSSPSSRDPTHDSLQAAAFILRANLDCIGLADSLSYWTFTDVFEEAGAGNSIFHGGFGLINYQGIVKPSFHAYRMLHNLGDELLHREEGLVLTRRGHRVVALLYHYPQEVKDVVSGSVEGELHMGTPRPFAMRIAGVPPGAAFDVETLDADHGFAWPAWRAMGSPEPPNREQTKQLKRAAFATKVEQVRADGSGYLNWSKTLTPWNCVLIKQK
- a CDS encoding heparinase II/III domain-containing protein gives rise to the protein MRRLLFVVFLFAAGGLAAKPGHTSLYYTKECVDHLRARIKNDTTAWRAVLKKADGENSLQAVEELGLVYRVTGEEKYARKLKQCLQTLCAQPVWESAALLSREPAWNAGLDLADRTYKASVAYDCIYDYLDEKERKAFADSITRKGILPALGDWIEGDTRIHSLNSMGHNWWSSCVFMAGVGALAVREEEPEAQKWIEKIAGASLQWFDFEGDVLNNKPRTFDRDGGFYESVGYASFAMKEYLLFRLAYTNVIHKAPYDVPLLQKLGDFFAQASYPNDGPLLRVDFGDSHADNRDWYPVLLLLANGYDSPANRWLLHQLGKSEHYEQTAMGLAYDEERPAPVTPGLKNAMLYKDMGWAMLRSSWDNNATLLAVKSGETWNHAHADANSFILFYQGQYLLTDGGTVFYNNPLYSDYYFQSRAHNVVLFNGQAQSTDDEYYGVKTPGHLYNLIDAGDLKYVYGDATGPTARYFERNYRHFLWIGNVILVIDDLKTYEPGTFEWLLHHGDATAKQVGQDIVVSKGNAHVLVRPLFPETLVNGGFPHDFPEKLVLSEQEGYKDHDANTKESYLSIKAPEQTRQTKFITAIILPDSANKLPSIEKREGKDMIGVTIIQGDKESVVYLNLLADGRMMGRNSNNSFDGWETDAYLTVITSEKGKAERYFVAYGSYLRKNKQVILDSLSKVFIVLP
- a CDS encoding glycoside hydrolase family 31 protein, with the translated sequence MKRIMILCALACSGATAQTIKKVAPGVWSITYGTPETFTPSMFKKAPVESNQSAPEQPPVDIQDIRFKTTSRGCVLELPMDDAEKIYGFGLQVNTFQQRGLRREMHASSNIVGNVGFSHAPVPFYVSTNGYGVLINSSRYVTFYCGTMQKAVDLKDNTARELGFTTKDLYSPHNRYSDRMIVEVPSEKGVEVLLFAGPGMDGAVRRYNLYAGGGCLPPLWGLGMKYRGKGDFTDERAVNLAGYFRENNIPCTTYGLEPGWQSRAYSCSFVWNQQRFPEPAKFINKMDSLHYHLNLWEHAYTNPVSPLFKPLKGKAGDYMVWGGLVPDFADPKARAIFGAYHDTAFVQKGIAAFKLDECDAADYKDAAAQWSFPELSLFPSGIDGEKMHELFGLLYQKAILRIFQNQRTWLDVRSSGAFASPYPSVLYSDMYNNADYVRMILNAGFSGLLWSPEIRDTRSEADLIRRTQTGVLSAQLCFNSWYLSNPPWFQIDRAKNDNGEFLPDRKELENRIRSLSELRMRLVPYLYTAFSAYHFDGEPPFRALVMDYPSDDTARTVDDEYLIGPSLLAAPFLDGSSHRNVYFPAGNWYDFNTNRKYAGGRSYELDMTLDQVPLFVREGSILPLADPVPFIDAQTGFKITCRVYGGQPAAGSLYEDDGETYGYEKGKYNHVVLKWDGNAGHVTRSGNFQGSLYEVKNWEKIQ